The DNA region CACATCGTCATCACAAAGAGACCGGATCGACCTGGTCGCGCACTAACTCGCTGTAACGTCGATTGGGTGCGTACCGACATCTTTGCCCGGCTGGACCGGGAGCCGGAGCCGCCGAAGATAGAGCCACCGCGGATGAGCCGTCACCGCATCGCACTCTTCGGCGGGACGTTGGCGTTCTATCTCGCCATCGTCATTGCCGTGCTGGTCTCGTCCTGGCTGGTGACCCTGGACTGGAAGGTCATGCTCTTCCGGCCGTACCAGCAGTGGCCGGAAATCCACGCCTTCCTCGACTACTACATCGTGCTCGGCCAGCGCGGACCCACCGCCACCATGGTCGCCTGCTGGCTCGGCTGGCGCTCCTGGCGGCAGCACACACTGCGACCGCTGCTGACGCTGGGCGCGGCGCTGCTGCTGCTCAATGTGACGGTCGGCGCGGTCAAGATCGGCCTGGGGCGCCTCGGCCCGCACTACGCGACCCAGATCGGCTCCGCGGAGCTCTTCGCCGGCGGCGATATATTCCCCTCCGGCCACACCGCCAACGCGGTCGTGACCTGGGGGATCCTGGCCTACCTGGCCACCACCCCACGAGCCCGGCGCTATCTGTCGGCCATGTCGGCGATCGTCTCGCTGGGCGTCGGCCTCACCACCGTCTATCTCGGTACGCACTGGCTCAGCGATGTCCTGCTGGGCTGGGCCGCGGGGCTGCTGATCATGCTGGGGCTGCCCTGGGCCGAGCCGCTGATCACCCGGGCCGAGGCATGGATCTTCGCCCAGCGCGAGAACCTGCGGGGATTCGGCCGCCCCGTTCCCTCCGTACCCGTCGCGGCCGGAGGCCCCAGGACCGTGCCGCAGGCGGACGGCGTCGACGCCCCGGCGCTGGAGCCGGTCGTCGCGGCGGCTGCGGGCGGCACCGGCTCCCGCTCGCGCGCGCACTCGTCGCATCCGGCACATCCGGCGCATCTGGTGCGCTCGGAGCGGACCCCGGTCACCCCGGCCGGCAGCCGGCGCCCGCCGCACGCCGACCGCACGCCGCGCGGCGGCACGACCCCGGCCCGCCCGGTGACCGGCGGCTGAGCCCCGGCGATCACGGGGCCGGTACGCACAGCCGCCCCCCGGACATGAGTGAAGGCCCCGACCGATGTCGGGGCCTTCACTCATGAAGCCTCAGCCCAGCCAGCAGCGGGTGACGACGGCGGCGTCGACCTCGAAGTTGATCCGTCCGCTCCGGAACTCCATGGTGATGATCGCGCCCGGCGGCAGGGATCTGACGGTGGTCCAGCCATGGCTGCGGGCCCGCCGTTCGGCGGCGTCGGCGGCGAGGCCGACGTACTCACCGGGCGCGTCGTCGGGCTGGACGGGAGGGGTCGGTATGGGTGCCATACCCCTCACCGTAGGCGGCCGCGGGCGGCGACGGAAGCCGGGGCGCCTGCCGCCGGCGGGCATCCCCACGTTCCTTGCCGGTCACACTTGTGTCACAGGATCACGACACGCGCGCCGTATGAATCACGCCACCCGAACAGGCGGCCCGGGACCGGACACACAGTAATCACACAGGCCGGAAAACGATCGGACGGAAGGCCCGGAATCGAAGCGGAATATCCCGTATCGAGCGGGTGTAATTTCCGTGCCGAATAGCGTGCGTAAATGAGCATGTCGCCGGGAATTCACGCTTCCTTATGGCAGCCTTATCCTTTGGTCACAATATTCACACCGAGTGCGGGGACGGTCGTCGACTGCCGCCGGTATAGCGGGCAACCCCGACCGTCCGTATGGCGTTGCCGCAGGCAGCGCTCAGTCCAGGGCCCTGGAGAGCCGGTCCCTGGCCACCCTGATCGCGTCCTTGAGCGCCAGTGGTTCGACGACCTCGAAGTCGAACCCCAGCATCATCACGTGGATGACCAGCACATCGACACCGGCCGCCCCGGTGCGCAGCAGACAGGTGTCGGCGTCGACCGCTTCCAGCACCCCTGCCGAAGGCGAGATCCGCTCGGCCGCGCGCTCGATCCCCGCCTTCAGCCGGATCACCGCCCGCGTCGGGTACACGGCCGTGGAGATCCCCTTCGAGACGTAGGCGGCCAGATCCTCGGCAGGCGGGTCACGGGGGACGAACCTCGGGCCGTGCGGCGGCGTGGGGGTGATCCGGTCCGCCCGGAACGTACGCCAGTCCGCGCGGTCCAGGTCCCAGGCGACGAGATACCAGCGGCGCTCGGTGCACACCAGCCGGTGCGGTTCGACGGTCCGCCGCGAGACGGAGCCGGAGTGGTCCCGGTACTCGAAGCGCAGCCGCTCACCGTCCCGGCAGGCCCCCGCGAGTTCGGTCAGTACACCCGCGTCGGCGACCGACGCGCCAGGGCCGCGGAACAACGGCACGGTGAAGGTGTTCAGCGCGTTCACCCGGCGCCGGAGCCGGTCCGGCAGCACCTGTTCGAGCTTGGTCAGGGCGCGTACGGAGGTCTCGCCGATGCCCTCGACACCGTTGCCCGCCGCGGTGCGCAGGCCGACGGCGACGGCGACGGCCTCCTCGTCGTCCAGGAGCAGTGGCGGCAGCTGGGCACCGGCGCCCAGCTGGTACCCGCCGCCGGTGCCGGGGCTGGCGTTGACCGGGTAGCCCAGTTCGCGCAGCTTGTCGACGTCACGCCGGACGGTTCGCGGGGTGACCCCGAGCCGGTCGGCGAGATCGGCGCCGGACCAGTCGCGGTGTGCCTGGAGCAGTGAGAGCAGACGCAGCAGTCGTGCCGAGGTCTCCAACATGGGGCGAGTCTGTCAGGGGTTGCGGACAGCCCGAGTCCGCAATCCCCGGGGCAGCCGTCAGGACGCGGGCGCCGGTTCCGGTTCGAGCCGTACGCAGAGGTCGTTGTCGGTGGAGTAGCAAGGGGTGGCCCGGCCGCCCTCCCCGGTACTGAGGCCCGGGTAGACGAAGATCTTCTTGCGGTCCCAGACATCGTCGAGGATGCGGGAGATCCGTACGCCGCCGGCCGGCTCGCCCTCCGCCGTCCCGGGGATCAGCCAGAGCGTCCACAGCTGCTGCGCGGTGACGGCCCCGGCGGCCAGCCGGTCCAGGGGAAGCGTGAAGGCGAAGGTTCCTTCCTCCCCGGTGACCGGCACCCGCAGGACCCGGCCGTCGGCGCCGGGCAGTCGTGCCTCGACCCGGGCATCGGTGCCGAGGCCGGTCCCGTACAGCGTGCCCTCGACGGTCATCCCGCCCCCGTCGAAGGTCACCGGTCCGGCCTCGGCGTGCGGTGCGCGGAGCCAGCAGCGCACGGCGAGCCGGCCGTCGAGGGTCGGGTACGGGATGCGGACCGCGATCCGCCCGTTCCCCGGTGTGCGGTCGACGAGCAGCCGCAGGTCCCTGATCCCGGGCTCGACGGCCACCGCCCCGTCGTCGTCCGCGCACGGCTCCCGCAGATGGACGTCCCAGCGGCCCTCGGCGGGTTCCATGGATCCCGGCAGGACCGCCCGCAGCCGGCCGTCGCGCAGCGGGCTCAACGACAGCCGTACGGTGCTGCCGTCGCCGTTGCCCTTGGCGCCGCGCAGCCGGAGAAGCAGTTCGGGCGCCTCCTCGTCCTCGCGGCGGCCGAGGTCGAGATCGAAGGTGATCCCGCCGTCGGGTCCCACGGTGCAGTCGGCCCGTGGTGTCCTTCGCCCTGCGGTGACGGTCATGTGGTCTTCCCCTTGCGGATCACGGCGGCTGCCTTGTAGCGCAGGGCGTACGCCCCGTCCAGCACGGTGCCCCGGGCGCGGTGCAGTGTGGTGCCCACCGCGCCGTGCGAGCGGTCGCGCGGGCCCCGCGAGGCGAGTTCGGTGAAGAGCCGTTCATGGCGTTCGGCGATCCGCGACGGGTCGAACCGCTGCGACGCGGCCAGCGCGGCGCGTCCCGCGCGGTGCCGTGCCTCGTCGTCGTCGATCAGACCGAGCAGGGCGTCGGCCACCGCCGCCGAGTCACCGACGGGCACCAGCCGTCCGTCGGTGCCGTCGTCGATGATCTCGCGGGGGCCGTGCGGGCAGTCGGTGGCGACGACCGGCAGGCCGCAGCGCATCGCCTCGACGATGGTCATGCCGAAGGACTCGCGGTCCGAAGTGACCGCGGCGATCGACCCCTTGGGCCACTCGGCCTCCAGCGGATTGACCGATCCCATCAGGAACACGTGGTTGTGCAGCCCGAGTTGGCCGATGAGCGTGAGCAGCGCCTCCCGTTCGTTCCCGGTCGCGTCGCCGCCGCCGTAGATGCGCAGCCGCCAGTCCGGGCGGACCGCGACCACGTCGGCGAACGCCCGGACGAGCAGGTCGTACCGCTTGACCTTGTGCAGCCGGCCTGCGGCGATCACCCACTTGCGGTCGCCGTCGGCGGAGGCGACCGTCGGCTCGGGCACGCTGTTGGGAATGGCCTCGATCCGTACGCCGGGCAGCTTGAACCCGGCCCGGTAGGCCTGCGCGTCGGCCTCGGTGACGGTGGTGATCGCGTCGAGCAGGGCGTAGCGGTGCTCGATCTCGCGGCGGAGCCGGTAGCCGTGGCTGTCGAGGGTGAGGTGCTCCTGCCCGATCCGGACCGGGCCGCGGCGGGCCTGCCTGCTGATGTGCACGTTGAGCCCCGGCCGGGTTCCGACCACGACGTCCGCCTCCAGGGACCGCAGATGGTCCGCCACCCGTGCGTCGGTCAGCCTGCTGTACTGCCGGTACCTGCTGTCGCCGCGCGGGAACACGGCCGCGGGCCGGGCGTAGTCGGCGGCGTCGCCGTCGTACGTCGGGCTCTTCTTCCGCAGATCGACGAGGTGGCTCATGCGCACACCTTCGGGGGCGCCCAGCGCGGGAACGTCGCGGTGCCGGAAGACCGACACGATCTCGACGTCATGGTGGCCGGCCAGCTCCCCGGCGAGATTGAACGTCGTGCGGATCGTGCCCCCGACTCCATAGGCATTGTGGAGCAGGAAAGAAATGTGCATGAAACGCCATATCTCCCGGTTCGGCTGATCAGCGGCAGGCTGCACTTGCCATGACGGCACAGGCCGGTCGACGGTTCACTCCGAGTAGGGGCGAATTTCAGTCAGCCGTAAACTCGCCCGCTTTCCCGCTTTGTCGACGTATCGGCGCACCGGCCCACGATCGAGTCGACCACATCACACCCCGCCAGATCGGAACAAATGGGTACCAACCAGTCTCCAGGACCCTGGGATTCACCCTCTGAGCCGGTTGGTTCGATTACGTTCCCTTTCTCGCGTGACCCCGGCCGCGGCTCGCCCGTTGTCATTTCCATGAGCCGGGAACCGCCCGGCACACGTACCGAGTTCGAGGAGCCACCCGTGCCGCGCATGCTCGATGTCAGCGAGGACGTACGCGCCGAGATCGGCGACGCCGAAGCCGACCGGCTGCTCGTCGGCGACAACGCCCCGGGCAGTTACGACTGCACTTCCTGCCGCACCCCCGGCGACTCCGAGCAGGAACGCACCAGCACGGTGCTCTTCGTCGGCGACGAGACCGCCGTCCTCGCCTTCGCCCACGCGACGTGCATCCCCTCGCAGGTCGTCCAGGTCGCCGAGGAGCAGCTGCAGGGCGCCGTACGCAGCATCACCGGCGACGACGGCTCCGGCACCGACGCGGGCCAACCGCAGACCGAACAGGCCGTCCTCGGGATCACCAGCGGCCTCGTCCTGATCAACGACGAGCTCCACCCGGCCCTCGTCGTCGAGCCGACCGGTGCGATCGCCCGTCCGGGCACGGACGGCAGCCGGGGCGACGAGTTCCTCCAGCTGCTGCTGGAGCAGGGCTTCCACCCGGTCCGCCGGATGGACCAGGTGCCCACCGTGCTGCACGGCTGGTCGATCCTGCTCGCCGTGGGCCAGCTGCACGCCGTGCTCCAGCCGGGCACCGGCGGCGGCGCACCGGTCGCCTGGTGGCAGGCGCACGCACCGCTCCAGGTCACCGAGGGCTGGCGGACCGCGGCCAACAAGTCGCAGACCGTCCTCGTCTTCGCCGCCCCGGCCGGGTCGATCGGCCAGCAGCCCCGCGAGGACCTGCTGCGCGACGCCCTGGACAAGGCCGCCGCCGAAGGGCTCCTGGTCGCCGCCGCGATGCCGCTGGCCGGTACCTGATCATGGCCGCCGGCGCCTCGCACCAGCGGCGAACAGCTATTTCTCCGCCGCGCCCGCATCCGACTGACACCGGTGTCGTTGGCACATACGTGCACTCATACGACTCCTCCCACCAGCGCCCGAGCCCGATCCCTGCCATGCGCCCCTCGCAGGACCCATCGGGCGGTCAGTCCCACACCCCGATCTACGACGCGCTGTACTCCGAGTACCGCCGTTCGTTCCGGGCGCTGCCGGGTGATCGGAGCGGCGAGGAGAATCTCGGCTTCATGGCCTTCGGCACCGGGCTCTCCGGCAGCCGCCTCCCGCTGAGCGGCCACTCCGGCCACTCCGGTTTCTCCACCGGTCTCGCCGTGACCGGCGGGGCCACCGGACACAACAGCGGCACCGGCACGCACACCGGCGGACTCGGTTCCTGGCAGCGGGTGGGCCGGCACTCCGGGCGCACCCAGCCGGCGGCCCTGCCCCCGGGTACGCGAGGGGCCTGAGCGTACGACTGAGCCCCGGACCGTCTCGGATGCGAGACGGTCCGGGGCTCAGTCGTACGACCGTGCGTGCTACTTGTTGCGGCCGCGCTTCTCGCGGACCCGCACCGAGATGTGGATCGGGGTGCCCTCGAAGCCGAACTCCTCACGCAGCCGGCGCTCGACGAACCGTCGGTAGCCGTGCTCCAGGAAGCCCGAGGCGAACAGCACGAAGCGCGGCGGCTTGGTGCCGGCCTGGGTGCCGAAGAGGATCCGGGGCTGCTTGCCACCGCGGACGGGGTGCGGGTGGGAGGCGACGATCTCGCCGAGGAAGGCGTTCAGCCGGCCGGTGGGGACGCGGGTCTCCCAGCTGGCGAGGGCGGTCTCGATCGCCGGGACAAGCTTCTCCATGTGCCGGCCGGTGACGGCCGAGACGTTGACCCGCGGTGCCCACGCGATCTGCGCGAGCTCCGTCTCGATCTCGCGCTCCAGGTAGTAGCGGCGCTCCTCGTCGAGCGTGTCCCACTTGTTGTACGCGATGACCAGGGCCCGCCCGGCGTCCACGGCCATGGTGATGATGCGCTGGTCCTGGACGCTGATGGACTCGCCCGCGTCGATCAGGACGACGGCGACCTCGGCCTTCTCCACGGCGGCGGCGGTACGCAGCGAGGCGTAGTAGTCCGCACCTTCCTGGAGGTGGACGCGGCGGCGGATGCCGGCCGTGTCGATGAACTTCCAGGTGATGCCGCCGAGCTCGATCAACTCGTCGACCGGGTCGCGGGTGGTGCCGGCGAGCTCGTTGACGACCACGCGGTCCTCGTTCGCCACCTTGTTCAGCAGCGAGGACTTGCCGACGTTCGGACGGCCGATGAGCGCGATCCGGCGGGGGCCGCCGATCGCGGTGCCGAAACGCTGCGCCGGGGCCTCGGGGAGCGCTTCGAGCACGGCGTCGAGCAGGTCGCCGGTGCCACGGCCGTGCAGTGAGGAGACCGGGTGCGGCTCGCCGAGACCCAGCGACCACAGCGCGGTGGCGTCCGCCTCGCCGCTCTGTCCGTCGACCTTGTTGGCGCACAGCACGACGGGCTTGCCGGCCCGGCGCAGCAGCTTGACGACGGCCTCGTCGGTGTCGGTCGCGCCGACGGTCGAGTCGACCACGAAGACGACGGCGTCGGACGCCTCGATCGCGTACTCGGCCTGGGCGGCGACGGAGGCGTCGATGCCCAGCACGTCCTGCTCCCAGCCGCCGGTGTCGACGACCTTGAAGCGGCGGCCCGCCCACTCGGCCTCGTAGGTGACGCGGTCGCGCGTGACGCCGGGCTTGTCCTCGACGACGGCCTCGCGGCGGCCGATGATCCGGTTCACCAGCGTCGACTTGCCGACGTTGGGGCGGCCGACGACGGCGAGCACGGGCAGCGGTCCGTGACCGGCCTCGTCGATGGCACCCTCGACCTCTTCGAGGTCGAAGCCCTCCTCCGCGGCGAGCTCCATGAACTCCGCGTACTCGGCGTCGCCAAGTGCTCCGTGCTCGTGGTCCGAGCCGTCGGAGTGAATCTGGTCGTTCATGAAGTCCGTTCCTCTTTGCATCATCATCGATGGGCCACGAACACGCGGCCCACTACTCAAGTCTTACCTAGCGCCCGGTGAAACGCCTGGCCTCGTCCAGATGGGCGCTCAGCCGCGCCTGGATCCGTACCGTCGCCTCGTCCAGCGCCTTGCGCGTACGACGCCCGCTCCCGTCGCCCGCCTCGAAGGCATCGCCGAAGACGACGTCCACCCGGCTGCGCAACGGCGGCAGTGTCGATATCAACCGTCCGCGACGCTCGGTGCTTCCCAGGACGGCCACGGGCACGATCGGCGCCCCGCTGCGTACCGCGAAGTACGCGAGCCCGGCACG from Streptomyces sp. NBC_01591 includes:
- a CDS encoding phosphatase PAP2 family protein encodes the protein MRTDIFARLDREPEPPKIEPPRMSRHRIALFGGTLAFYLAIVIAVLVSSWLVTLDWKVMLFRPYQQWPEIHAFLDYYIVLGQRGPTATMVACWLGWRSWRQHTLRPLLTLGAALLLLNVTVGAVKIGLGRLGPHYATQIGSAELFAGGDIFPSGHTANAVVTWGILAYLATTPRARRYLSAMSAIVSLGVGLTTVYLGTHWLSDVLLGWAAGLLIMLGLPWAEPLITRAEAWIFAQRENLRGFGRPVPSVPVAAGGPRTVPQADGVDAPALEPVVAAAAGGTGSRSRAHSSHPAHPAHLVRSERTPVTPAGSRRPPHADRTPRGGTTPARPVTGG
- a CDS encoding I78 family peptidase inhibitor, whose protein sequence is MAPIPTPPVQPDDAPGEYVGLAADAAERRARSHGWTTVRSLPPGAIITMEFRSGRINFEVDAAVVTRCWLG
- a CDS encoding helix-turn-helix transcriptional regulator, which encodes MLETSARLLRLLSLLQAHRDWSGADLADRLGVTPRTVRRDVDKLRELGYPVNASPGTGGGYQLGAGAQLPPLLLDDEEAVAVAVGLRTAAGNGVEGIGETSVRALTKLEQVLPDRLRRRVNALNTFTVPLFRGPGASVADAGVLTELAGACRDGERLRFEYRDHSGSVSRRTVEPHRLVCTERRWYLVAWDLDRADWRTFRADRITPTPPHGPRFVPRDPPAEDLAAYVSKGISTAVYPTRAVIRLKAGIERAAERISPSAGVLEAVDADTCLLRTGAAGVDVLVIHVMMLGFDFEVVEPLALKDAIRVARDRLSRALD
- a CDS encoding transferase, translating into MTVTAGRRTPRADCTVGPDGGITFDLDLGRREDEEAPELLLRLRGAKGNGDGSTVRLSLSPLRDGRLRAVLPGSMEPAEGRWDVHLREPCADDDGAVAVEPGIRDLRLLVDRTPGNGRIAVRIPYPTLDGRLAVRCWLRAPHAEAGPVTFDGGGMTVEGTLYGTGLGTDARVEARLPGADGRVLRVPVTGEEGTFAFTLPLDRLAAGAVTAQQLWTLWLIPGTAEGEPAGGVRISRILDDVWDRKKIFVYPGLSTGEGGRATPCYSTDNDLCVRLEPEPAPAS
- a CDS encoding glycosyltransferase family 4 protein, coding for MHISFLLHNAYGVGGTIRTTFNLAGELAGHHDVEIVSVFRHRDVPALGAPEGVRMSHLVDLRKKSPTYDGDAADYARPAAVFPRGDSRYRQYSRLTDARVADHLRSLEADVVVGTRPGLNVHISRQARRGPVRIGQEHLTLDSHGYRLRREIEHRYALLDAITTVTEADAQAYRAGFKLPGVRIEAIPNSVPEPTVASADGDRKWVIAAGRLHKVKRYDLLVRAFADVVAVRPDWRLRIYGGGDATGNEREALLTLIGQLGLHNHVFLMGSVNPLEAEWPKGSIAAVTSDRESFGMTIVEAMRCGLPVVATDCPHGPREIIDDGTDGRLVPVGDSAAVADALLGLIDDDEARHRAGRAALAASQRFDPSRIAERHERLFTELASRGPRDRSHGAVGTTLHRARGTVLDGAYALRYKAAAVIRKGKTT
- the der gene encoding ribosome biogenesis GTPase Der translates to MNDQIHSDGSDHEHGALGDAEYAEFMELAAEEGFDLEEVEGAIDEAGHGPLPVLAVVGRPNVGKSTLVNRIIGRREAVVEDKPGVTRDRVTYEAEWAGRRFKVVDTGGWEQDVLGIDASVAAQAEYAIEASDAVVFVVDSTVGATDTDEAVVKLLRRAGKPVVLCANKVDGQSGEADATALWSLGLGEPHPVSSLHGRGTGDLLDAVLEALPEAPAQRFGTAIGGPRRIALIGRPNVGKSSLLNKVANEDRVVVNELAGTTRDPVDELIELGGITWKFIDTAGIRRRVHLQEGADYYASLRTAAAVEKAEVAVVLIDAGESISVQDQRIITMAVDAGRALVIAYNKWDTLDEERRYYLEREIETELAQIAWAPRVNVSAVTGRHMEKLVPAIETALASWETRVPTGRLNAFLGEIVASHPHPVRGGKQPRILFGTQAGTKPPRFVLFASGFLEHGYRRFVERRLREEFGFEGTPIHISVRVREKRGRNK